Proteins encoded within one genomic window of Hevea brasiliensis isolate MT/VB/25A 57/8 unplaced genomic scaffold, ASM3005281v1 Scaf50, whole genome shotgun sequence:
- the LOC110664284 gene encoding uncharacterized protein LOC110664284 isoform X2, which produces MFSGTAMEQAPELISKKRNRSSSAYHPFVGILTRSKSQVYLHCNRSGRARSDSFRHIKHHDNLRSRPIGFLSKTQIKSHNRMSRRKSESMLTHNSADKDDWSGMIIKDLRTRRVFSLASVANDCGLCIDVEEKKASEKGSGGFEEAGFFSDSKNLEVMKSDSFIDTQDVDGDYFDSAKEGEGKDSMKSNVGYSSKEQNSANLPVTEGNARSAEDGEISSEVGGLDEECLQATPPDAEILDRENVSWKLSTENLQKRVDLQENMDMKNVNNSEGKSVLTPRSRVKVFRAPGSFSYRRLLPYLMDMVQDNSCAPRNGKSIDKFKIESPSMEFQAGDSLSQSVPNFEDGLSDGTDSNLTSSERIPDSTMLIGSQKDSCTRVYSPTSLIHECCSKPPANEVNEKTNIGVSWKNGNIESSNHDCSSRVDNSPINGSSNDTKPTDRGDNRGIMSKSPCNSQDSKETRCDLSLKAEKHQLREGDEIEQHCYNMKQTESVEIKEFDVRIPYETIDRNHTSSNASNAEGHSCIAKKEGNDNDVLDKINDPNEESIQNTPPDADIFAKSLAYQNVENRIKFVSQRTGQVLRKPLNGVTQKNSCYSSDKRMGSNSKSKLGLNPCSRLKLFKTRSSLGYRRLLPYLMDVTKDNSGDSGNGHCPKLEKNLEENPLSQLPMSDLDETPVKKLNDRDYGMECDTDPCNMKIADHSSETPVPTVSQEQELQVVEMISDLKDGQSDAVPAIGSLVHGSSSVTMSLCSSIVSPRSFSGDYLNLVSHELSADNEEGCRTSVVKLNNSAKQVDTGSLSQNSSMLEVFCNPLGIPAQDSRKGILKKNPRGCRGPCTCLNCASFRLHAERAFEFSKNQMQDAEEVVLDLIKELSHLRNMLEKAAFGFNDNHFICINQVKKACREASEAEELAKSRLSQMNYDVNVHSRITCEQRPRVRFSNNVEERIISQVNSDRVKNYESTAADEVV; this is translated from the exons ATGTTCTCAGGCACAGCCATGGAGCAAGCTCCAGAGCTCATCTCCAAGAAACGGAACAGGTCATCCTCCGCATACCATCCTTTCGTGGGAATCCTCACCCGCAGCAAATCCCAGGTCTATCTTCACTGCAACCGCTCTGGTCGAGCCCGCTCTGATTCATTTCGCCACATCAAACACCATGATAATCTCAGGTCAAGGCCCATTGGGTTCTTGTCGAAGACCCAAATAAAATCCCACAATAGGATGTCCAGACGAAAATCAGAAAGTATGTTGACCCATAATTCTGCTGATAAAGATGACTGGTCTGGCATGATCATCAAAGATCTCCGCACGAGACGGGTTTTCTCTTTGGCATCAGTGGCTAATGATTGTGGGTTATGCATTGATGTTGAGGAGAAAAAGGCATCTGAGAAAGGGAGTGGAGGATTTGAAGAAGCTGGGTTTTTTTCTGATTCCAAGAATTTGGAAGTCATGAAGTCTGATTCCTTCATTGATACACAAGATGTTGATGGGGATTATTTTGATAGCGCAAAAGAGGGAGAAGGCAAAGATAGCATGAAATCTAATGTGGGATATTCTAGCAAAGAGCAGAACAGTGCTAATTTGCCTGTGACTGAAGGGAATGCGAGAAGTGCTGAAGATGGTGAGATTTCAAGCGAGGTTGGTGGTTTGGATGAAGAATGTTTACAGGCGACACCGCCGGACGCTGAGATTCTTGATAGAGAGAATGTTTCTTGGAAGCTGTCAACTGAAAATCTTCAGAAGAGAGTGGATCTTCAAGAGAACATGGACATGAAAAATGTCAATAATTCAGAAGGCAAATCA GTTCTTACCCCACGGTCTAGAGTTAAAGTTTTCAGAGCTCCAGGCTCATTCAGCTATAGAAGATTGCTTCCTTATTTGATGGATATGGTCCAAGACAATTCTT GTGCTCCCAGAAACGGTAAATCAATTGATAAATTTAAGATTGAGAGTCCTTCCATGGAGTTTCAAGCTGGTGATTCTTTGTCACAGAGTGTGCCAAATTTTGAGGATGGCTTATCTGATGGTACTGATTCTAATTTAACATCTAGTGAACGCATCCCTGACTCGACAATGTTAATTGGTTCACAAAAGGATTCTTGCACAAGAGTTTATTCTCCCACCTCATTGATTCATGAGTGTTGTTCAAAACCACCTGCCAATGAAGTAAATGAGAAAACTAATATAGGGGTTTCTTGGAAAAATGGGAACATAGAAAGCTCGAACCATGACTGCTCTTCAAGGGTGGACAATTCTCCCATCAATGGATCTTCCAATGATACAAAACCTACGGACAGGGGAGATAATAGAGGAATTATGAGTAAGTCTCCTTGCAATTCCCAAGATTCTAAAGAAACAAGGTGTGATTTATCTTTGAAGGCAGAGAAGCATCAACTACGTGAAGGTGACGAGATTGAGCAACACTGTTACAATATGAAGCAGACTGAGAGTGTGGAAATAAAAGAGTTTGATGTGAGGATTCCTTACGAAACTATTGATCGGAATCATACAAGCTCCAATGCGTCTAATGCAGAAGGACACAGCTGTATTGCAAAGAAGGAAGGCAATGATAATGATGTTCTAGATAAAATTAATGATCCAAACGAAGAATCCATCCAGAATACGCCACCAGATGCTGACATCTTTGCAAAATCATTGGCATATCAGAACGTGGAGAACAGAATCAAATTTGTTTCACAGAGAACTGGTCAAGTTCTCAGGAAGCCATTGAATGGAGTTACTCAAAAAAACAGTTGCTATTCTAGTGATAAAAGAATGGGTTCAAATTCTAAAAGCAAATTG GGTTTAAATCCTTGCTCACGACTGAAGCTTTTTAAGACAAGAAGCTCCTTGGGCTATAGAAGATTGCTTCCATATCTGATGGATGTTACTAAAGATAATTCTG GTGATTCTGGAAATGGGCATTGCCCAAAACTTGAGAAGAACTTGGAAGAAAATCCACTCTCACAATTACCAATGTCTGACCTTGATGAAACTCCAGTGAAGAAATTAAATGACAGAGATTATGGTATGGAGTGTGATACTGATCCATGCAATATGAAAATAGCTGACCACAGCAGTGAAACTCCTGTGCCAACTGTTTCACAAGAACAAGAATTGCAAGTTGTTGAGATGATATCAGATCTTAAAGATGGGCAGTCAGATGCTGTTCCTGCCATTGGGAGTTTGGTTCATGGAAGCAGTTCAGTCACTATGTCATTATGTTCTTCAATTGTTAGTCCTAGATCTTTCTCTGGAGATTATCTCAACTTAGTTTCACATGAATTATCTGCTGATAATGAAGAGGGCTGCAGAACATCAGTAGTAAAACTTAATAATAGTGCAAAGCAAGTTGATACAGGCAGCTTGTCTCAAAACTCATCGATGCTTGAAGTCTTCTGCAATCCTTTAGGAATTCCTGCACAAGATTCCAGGAAGGGAATTCTTAAAAAAAATCCAAGGGGATGCAGAGGACCTTGCACTTGTTTAAACTGTGCTTCCTTTCGCCTCCATGCAGAGAGGGCATTCGAGTTCTCCAAAAATCAGATGCAGGATGCTGAAGAAGTGGTCCTAGATTTGATAAAGGAACTATCTCACCTACGGAATATGCTTGAGAAAGCTGCATTTGGTTTTAATGATAATCATTTTATTTGCATCAATCAG GTGAAAAAGGCTTGCAGGGAAGCATCTGAAGCAGAAGAACTAGCAAAAAGCCGGCTTAGCCAAATGAATTATGATGTCAATGTTCACAGCAGAATAACA TGTGAGCAGAGACCGAGGGTGAGGTTTTCGAATAATGTTGAAGAAAGAATAATTTCACAGGTGAATTCAGACAGAGTTAAAAATTATGAGAGCACAGCAGCGGATGAAGTTGTATGA
- the LOC110664284 gene encoding uncharacterized protein LOC110664284 isoform X1 produces the protein MFSGTAMEQAPELISKKRNRSSSAYHPFVGILTRSKSQVYLHCNRSGRARSDSFRHIKHHDNLRSRPIGFLSKTQIKSHNRMSRRKSESMLTHNSADKDDWSGMIIKDLRTRRVFSLASVANDCGLCIDVEEKKASEKGSGGFEEAGFFSDSKNLEVMKSDSFIDTQDVDGDYFDSAKEGEGKDSMKSNVGYSSKEQNSANLPVTEGNARSAEDGEISSEVGGLDEECLQATPPDAEILDRENVSWKLSTENLQKRVDLQENMDMKNVNNSEGKSVLTPRSRVKVFRAPGSFSYRRLLPYLMDMVQDNSLSIGAPRNGKSIDKFKIESPSMEFQAGDSLSQSVPNFEDGLSDGTDSNLTSSERIPDSTMLIGSQKDSCTRVYSPTSLIHECCSKPPANEVNEKTNIGVSWKNGNIESSNHDCSSRVDNSPINGSSNDTKPTDRGDNRGIMSKSPCNSQDSKETRCDLSLKAEKHQLREGDEIEQHCYNMKQTESVEIKEFDVRIPYETIDRNHTSSNASNAEGHSCIAKKEGNDNDVLDKINDPNEESIQNTPPDADIFAKSLAYQNVENRIKFVSQRTGQVLRKPLNGVTQKNSCYSSDKRMGSNSKSKLGLNPCSRLKLFKTRSSLGYRRLLPYLMDVTKDNSGDSGNGHCPKLEKNLEENPLSQLPMSDLDETPVKKLNDRDYGMECDTDPCNMKIADHSSETPVPTVSQEQELQVVEMISDLKDGQSDAVPAIGSLVHGSSSVTMSLCSSIVSPRSFSGDYLNLVSHELSADNEEGCRTSVVKLNNSAKQVDTGSLSQNSSMLEVFCNPLGIPAQDSRKGILKKNPRGCRGPCTCLNCASFRLHAERAFEFSKNQMQDAEEVVLDLIKELSHLRNMLEKAAFGFNDNHFICINQVKKACREASEAEELAKSRLSQMNYDVNVHSRITCEQRPRVRFSNNVEERIISQVNSDRVKNYESTAADEVV, from the exons ATGTTCTCAGGCACAGCCATGGAGCAAGCTCCAGAGCTCATCTCCAAGAAACGGAACAGGTCATCCTCCGCATACCATCCTTTCGTGGGAATCCTCACCCGCAGCAAATCCCAGGTCTATCTTCACTGCAACCGCTCTGGTCGAGCCCGCTCTGATTCATTTCGCCACATCAAACACCATGATAATCTCAGGTCAAGGCCCATTGGGTTCTTGTCGAAGACCCAAATAAAATCCCACAATAGGATGTCCAGACGAAAATCAGAAAGTATGTTGACCCATAATTCTGCTGATAAAGATGACTGGTCTGGCATGATCATCAAAGATCTCCGCACGAGACGGGTTTTCTCTTTGGCATCAGTGGCTAATGATTGTGGGTTATGCATTGATGTTGAGGAGAAAAAGGCATCTGAGAAAGGGAGTGGAGGATTTGAAGAAGCTGGGTTTTTTTCTGATTCCAAGAATTTGGAAGTCATGAAGTCTGATTCCTTCATTGATACACAAGATGTTGATGGGGATTATTTTGATAGCGCAAAAGAGGGAGAAGGCAAAGATAGCATGAAATCTAATGTGGGATATTCTAGCAAAGAGCAGAACAGTGCTAATTTGCCTGTGACTGAAGGGAATGCGAGAAGTGCTGAAGATGGTGAGATTTCAAGCGAGGTTGGTGGTTTGGATGAAGAATGTTTACAGGCGACACCGCCGGACGCTGAGATTCTTGATAGAGAGAATGTTTCTTGGAAGCTGTCAACTGAAAATCTTCAGAAGAGAGTGGATCTTCAAGAGAACATGGACATGAAAAATGTCAATAATTCAGAAGGCAAATCA GTTCTTACCCCACGGTCTAGAGTTAAAGTTTTCAGAGCTCCAGGCTCATTCAGCTATAGAAGATTGCTTCCTTATTTGATGGATATGGTCCAAGACAATTCTT TATCCATAGGTGCTCCCAGAAACGGTAAATCAATTGATAAATTTAAGATTGAGAGTCCTTCCATGGAGTTTCAAGCTGGTGATTCTTTGTCACAGAGTGTGCCAAATTTTGAGGATGGCTTATCTGATGGTACTGATTCTAATTTAACATCTAGTGAACGCATCCCTGACTCGACAATGTTAATTGGTTCACAAAAGGATTCTTGCACAAGAGTTTATTCTCCCACCTCATTGATTCATGAGTGTTGTTCAAAACCACCTGCCAATGAAGTAAATGAGAAAACTAATATAGGGGTTTCTTGGAAAAATGGGAACATAGAAAGCTCGAACCATGACTGCTCTTCAAGGGTGGACAATTCTCCCATCAATGGATCTTCCAATGATACAAAACCTACGGACAGGGGAGATAATAGAGGAATTATGAGTAAGTCTCCTTGCAATTCCCAAGATTCTAAAGAAACAAGGTGTGATTTATCTTTGAAGGCAGAGAAGCATCAACTACGTGAAGGTGACGAGATTGAGCAACACTGTTACAATATGAAGCAGACTGAGAGTGTGGAAATAAAAGAGTTTGATGTGAGGATTCCTTACGAAACTATTGATCGGAATCATACAAGCTCCAATGCGTCTAATGCAGAAGGACACAGCTGTATTGCAAAGAAGGAAGGCAATGATAATGATGTTCTAGATAAAATTAATGATCCAAACGAAGAATCCATCCAGAATACGCCACCAGATGCTGACATCTTTGCAAAATCATTGGCATATCAGAACGTGGAGAACAGAATCAAATTTGTTTCACAGAGAACTGGTCAAGTTCTCAGGAAGCCATTGAATGGAGTTACTCAAAAAAACAGTTGCTATTCTAGTGATAAAAGAATGGGTTCAAATTCTAAAAGCAAATTG GGTTTAAATCCTTGCTCACGACTGAAGCTTTTTAAGACAAGAAGCTCCTTGGGCTATAGAAGATTGCTTCCATATCTGATGGATGTTACTAAAGATAATTCTG GTGATTCTGGAAATGGGCATTGCCCAAAACTTGAGAAGAACTTGGAAGAAAATCCACTCTCACAATTACCAATGTCTGACCTTGATGAAACTCCAGTGAAGAAATTAAATGACAGAGATTATGGTATGGAGTGTGATACTGATCCATGCAATATGAAAATAGCTGACCACAGCAGTGAAACTCCTGTGCCAACTGTTTCACAAGAACAAGAATTGCAAGTTGTTGAGATGATATCAGATCTTAAAGATGGGCAGTCAGATGCTGTTCCTGCCATTGGGAGTTTGGTTCATGGAAGCAGTTCAGTCACTATGTCATTATGTTCTTCAATTGTTAGTCCTAGATCTTTCTCTGGAGATTATCTCAACTTAGTTTCACATGAATTATCTGCTGATAATGAAGAGGGCTGCAGAACATCAGTAGTAAAACTTAATAATAGTGCAAAGCAAGTTGATACAGGCAGCTTGTCTCAAAACTCATCGATGCTTGAAGTCTTCTGCAATCCTTTAGGAATTCCTGCACAAGATTCCAGGAAGGGAATTCTTAAAAAAAATCCAAGGGGATGCAGAGGACCTTGCACTTGTTTAAACTGTGCTTCCTTTCGCCTCCATGCAGAGAGGGCATTCGAGTTCTCCAAAAATCAGATGCAGGATGCTGAAGAAGTGGTCCTAGATTTGATAAAGGAACTATCTCACCTACGGAATATGCTTGAGAAAGCTGCATTTGGTTTTAATGATAATCATTTTATTTGCATCAATCAG GTGAAAAAGGCTTGCAGGGAAGCATCTGAAGCAGAAGAACTAGCAAAAAGCCGGCTTAGCCAAATGAATTATGATGTCAATGTTCACAGCAGAATAACA TGTGAGCAGAGACCGAGGGTGAGGTTTTCGAATAATGTTGAAGAAAGAATAATTTCACAGGTGAATTCAGACAGAGTTAAAAATTATGAGAGCACAGCAGCGGATGAAGTTGTATGA
- the LOC131177489 gene encoding xyloglucan endotransglucosylase/hydrolase 2-like: protein MGVCCNCLFVAGVAVVLSCMVMGASAGNFFEDFELTWGGERAKIFSGGKLLSLSLDRVSGSGFQSRNEYLFGRIDMQLKLVAGNSAGTVTAYYLSSQGPTHDEIDFEFLGNLSGDPYILHTNVFTQGQGNREQQFYLWFDPTRNFHTYSIIWKPQHIIFLVDNVPIRVFKNAESIGVPFPKSQPMRIYSSLWNADDWATRGGLVKTDWTKAPFTAYYRNFNASACTWSSGTSSCNSKSAATSFSDSEFQTNELDAPGRRRLRWVQKYFMIYNYCTDLKRFPQGPPNECRRSRF, encoded by the exons atgggtgTTTGTTGTAATTGCTTATTTGTGGCTGGGGTGGCTGTGGTGCTGAGTTGCATGGTAATGGGTGCCTCAGCTGGAAACTTCTTTGAAGATTTTGAGTTAACATGGGGTGGTGAGCGTGCAAAGATCTTTAGTGGAGGGAAGCTTCTTTCTCTGTCGCTAGATAGGGTTTCAGGGTCTGGGTTTCAATCCAGGAATGAGTATTTGTTTGGTAGAATTGATATGCAGCTCAAGCTTGTTGCTGGAAATTCTGCTGGCACTGTCACTGCCTACTAT TTGTCTTCTCAAGGGCCAACACATGATGAGATTGACTTTGAGTTCTTGGGAAACCTTAGCGGCGACCCTTACATTTTGCACACCAACGTCTTTACCCAAGGCCAGGGCAACAGAGAACAGCAATTCTATCTCTGGTTTGATCCCACAAGAAACTTCCACACTTACTCCATCATCTGGAAACCCCAACATATTAT ATTCTTGGTGGACAACGTTCCCATAAGGGTGTTCAAAAATGCAGAATCAATTGGTGTTCCTTTCCCTAAGAGCCAACCAATGAGGATTTACTCTAGCCTCTGGAATGCTGATGACTGGGCTACAAGAGGTGGATTGGTGAAAACTGACTGGACAAAGGCACCCTTTACAGCATACTACAGAAACTTCAATGCCTCTGCCTGTACTTGGTCTTCTGGCACTTCATCTTGCAACTCAAAGTCTGCAGCCACTTCATTTTCTGATAGTGAATTCCAAACCAATGAGCTTGATGCCCCTGGTAGACGAAGACTCAGATGGGTTCAAAAATATTTCATGATTTACAACTACTGCACTGACCTGAAACGCTTCCCTCAGGGCCCTCCTAACGAGTGCAGACGCTCCAGATTCTGA